Within the Armatimonadia bacterium genome, the region ATCGAAGCACACCGTCTTTCCGTCCCGGCTCCAGCGCGGATGCAGGTCACAGCGCCACTCCGGGTCGGGCGTCGGAATCGAGTAGAACCGCCCCAGGTCGATGCGGGTGTTGTCGGCTACTCGGTAGGCAATCAGCGTGCGCTTCTGGTCCTCACGGGCCGGATAGGTGTCGGTGAGGATCCAGTTGCCATCGGGCGAGTAAGAGCAGTGACCGTCGGTCTGGAACACGTCCTCGCCGATGATGGGCGCCTCGGCGCTGCGGTCGGTGAACAGATAGTAGTGATCGCCCCGGTCATGCTGTCGGGCCCAGGCGAGCACTTTGTCCGAGCCGCACCAGTCGAAGTGCGAAGTCATGTCATCGTCGTTCAGCAGGCAGATGTCCGACCCGTCAGTGTTGGCCGTGAACAGCCGTGTCGTCCACGGCTTGCCCGGGATCCGCCACCGGTTCAGGAAGATGAACCGCGTGCCGTCGGCGTTGAACTGCAGGTGGTTGAACCAGTGCCGCTTGCCGACCATATCCGGCCGTGTGCTGATCTCGTAGACCTGCTGCAGGTTGATGATCAGCTCGTAGTTGCCCGTCTCCAGGTCCATCATCCACAGCCCGTCATCGCTGCTCAGATCAGGACCGGCGAGATGCATCAGATGGTTGTAGCCATACCCCGGCCGGTTCGAGTGGACGCGCGAGAAGTTCAGCGTAACGGCCTTCTTGCCGTCCCGACTCACCGCGTAGATGGGCAGCGGAAGCTCGCGCTTCTCGCCCGTGAACACGTCCTGAATCACCGAGACATAGTGGTCGCCGGCGAGACGGTTGTAGATGATGTGCCGATCCGGAGCCGTCGCCAGCCACTGCAGGTGTGTCCCCTGCTGCCAGTTGAAGGCTTGCGTCTCGGCAAGAGGGATGAACTTATTCCCCTCCTGCAGATCGACCATGCCGATCGTAGCCACGTCGGTTGGCTCCACCGGACGGTCCATGAAGTCGACCTCGAGGCTGAGCATATAGCGACCCGTGATGTCCCACGGGAACTTGTCGTAGTAGCCGAACCAGTGGAACTTCGGACCGCTGGTGACGGCCTTGGCATCAAGGTAGTGCTGGAGGGTTGGCATAGCTAAAAGCCTCGCTAAGGTGATGGGGGCGCAAGTGACGACAGCAGCAGGTTCGCCATAGCCGCCGGCATCCCTGCCTACCATCTCAACAGTCCTACCTGCGCCGTAACACCTGACTCTGCCCCACTTCCTGGTCAGGAGGGCGTGATCAGCGCTGGCGGCCAGCACCGAGCCAATGCCGATCGGCGCTGCAAGAGTGAGGCTTCCTCCGTCGTTTCCCTCTTGAGGACTGGCGATGGGGCGCCACGGGTCCTGACCTCACCCCCTCTCGCTGCGCTCGACTCCCCCTCGCCACCGCGTGGAGAGGGGGCTTGGGGGGTGATGTGTCGTTGCCGATCGTGGACAGGGGACTGGAGGGGGAGATGCCGCCTTGACGGTCCCTTGGCACCGTGTTAGCATGGCCCCGTGCAGGACCCAGGCCCCGTTACAGCGACCGGCGAGACCCTCGACGACGTCGCCGCGGCGCAGTTGCTTGCCCGCGGTCGTGAAGCCGTGGAAAGCGAAGTCGGGCGGGTCATCGTCGGCCAGCACGAAGTCATCGAACAACTCCTCATCGCCCTCTTCTCCGACGGTCACTGCCTCTTTGTCGGCGTACCCGGTCTGGGCAAGACCCTTCTGGTCCGCACCGTCGCTCGCTGCCTGCACCTCCACTTCTCCCGCATCCAGTTCACGCCCGACTTGATGCCCGCTGACATCACGGGGACCGACATCATCCAGGCCGACCCCGGCACCGGTGAGCGCAACTACCGCTTTGTCTCCGGACCGGTTTTCGGCAACGTTGTCCTCGCCGACGAGATCAACCGCACGCCACCCAAGACCCAGAGCGCACTCCTCCAGGCCATGCAGGAGCGCCAGGTGACCGTCGGCGGCCAGACCTACCCTCTCCCCTTGCCCTTCTTCGTCCTGGCAACACAGAACCCGATCGAGCAAGAGGGCACTTACCCGCTCCCGGAGGCCCAGCTCGACCGCTTCATGCTCAGCGTACACCTGGACTACCCGAGCGCTGACGAGGAGCGCCAGATCGCCGCCACTACCACCTCGGGCCACGACCCCCAGCTCCAGAAGGTAATGACCGGCCAGGAAGTTCTCCGCATGCAACAGGTCGTGCGTGCCGTGCCGGTTAGTGAAGACGCCGTCGCCTATGCGGTCCGACTGGCCCGAGCGACTCGTCCTGAGGCCGACGAAGCTCCCGCTTTCGTCAAGGAGCTTATCACCTGGGGGGCCGGTCCGCGCGCCTCACAGGCGATGATCCTCGGCGCGAAAGCCAGGGCGCTGCTCCACGGTCGCTATGCCGTCTCCCGCGATGACATCGCCTACCTGGCCCTCCCGGTCCTGCGTCACCGGATCATCCCGAGCTTCGCCGCCGAGGCCGACGGGATCGACACCGCGCAGATCGTCCTCCGCCTCCTCCAGTCCCTTCCTCGCGAGTAGCCTTCGGCTTCCGATCGCTCGCCTTGTCACTGCCTCCTGTTCCCTGACCTCCTGAAGGCACTCATGGCCCGTGCCCCCGAATCACGCGGGGCCCACGAGCAGTACTCGCAGGCCCCGACAACACAGCTCTTGAAGCCCTACACAGGCAAAGACGCACTGGCGCCGCCTAGCCGCCGACCATCGCCTTGCCCTGCGGCGTCTTGGCCCACCACCGCAGCATGTGGATCCGGTAGGCAACATACTGAGGGTTCCGCGAGGGCGACTCCTCGACCGGAATCGCCGCCAGCGATCCGACGTCCTTGCCCTCGAACTCCCTCAGCAGGCGCTCGGAGTTCATCAGCGCGGCCTGGTCGTGAGATCGAACCGTGGTCTTGGCCAGGGTATCGCAGGCGATATCGAGGTCGCGGCAGCAGATCAGACCGGCACGGTCTGCCGACAGCTCGCAGCGCTGCTGCCAGGCGTGCCCCAGGCGCTTGAGGCGGAGGAGGTCCTCGGAACTCACCTTCTCGTCCCAGTACTTCAGGTGTGCCTCGAGGAACTCGTTGAGCGCACTCGCCAGATCGCCGGCAAGCGCCGAGCGTCGCTTCGTGATGATCTTCACAGCCTGCATCTGCGCCAGGTAGCCCGTGTTAAGGTGGCCGATCTCGCGCCCGATCTGGAACATCATCTGCTCCTCACTCAGCGCACGCAGCACCCCGGTGGGGACGGCGAGCAGCGGCTCCTGGTTCTTGATGATGACCGGGTGCAGACACCGCTCCGGGAAAATCTGCAAGTCAGGGGCCTCAACGCTCAGCATGGCCGCCGTATGCTCGGTGACCTTGTAGATCAGCGGGTGCAGATTACGGTCTGCGTGGGCACAAAGCTCCAGGACCGTCAGCCAGACATCCCGGTCGGCCCAGAGGCTCTGGATGCGCTGGGTCATCATCGCCACAACAGGTTCGGCCTGCCACTTGGTGAGGAAGAGCCGGTCCTGCTCGTACTCCCAGGGCTGCCCGCCGTGGTTGTTCGGCGGCGCGGGGTTGTTCTGTGGCGCGGGATTGGCCGCTGGTGCCGGTGTGGCCGGCTCAGCTCCGCCCTGCTCCTCTTCCGCTTCGTCGCTGGCAATGTCGTCGGTCAGGGCTCGCGTGATGAAGGGATCGGGACCAACCGACCGATCACCCGCCGCGGCAGCACCCTCTTCATCGCCCGCGCCAACCAGATCACCGTCGTCACCAAGGTCGTCGCTGAGTGGACCCTTGCGCTGCGACACGAAGGGGTCCGGGGCGATGCTGCGTACACGGGTCAGCCGGTCCGCTGCTGCCGGCGAGATCTGCCGCAGCATGGTCCAGGCATCCTGGTGGTCATGGTCGAGGGCCAGCACTTCCTCCAGCTCGTGGGTGGCCCTGTGCGTGTCGCCGGCTGAGGCGTAGTGGCGGGCCAGCCACAGGCGAACGTCCACGAAGGTGGGGTCCTCCTCGGTGGCCGTCCGGGCCAGGTCGATTGCCTTCTCGACGTGGCCCTTCTGCATCTCCTGTGTCGCCTGGCGCCACTTGAAGTACGCGCTCTTTCGCTGCGGCGACATGTCATCCATGGCCATAGTCATGGTAGGGTCTCCCCTCTGCCGGTGGTGAGCGGGTCGGCCGACTACAACGACTTCCGGTGCATCGACACTAGTTCCGACACTTCGCCGTCGCCCCGGTTCATCCTTCCCGAATCCCCGGCTTTCCTCAAACCCGCGGAAGCCAGTAGCGCTTCGCGATCTCCGGAGCGATGAAAGGCGTGATGTTGCCCCACACGAGTCCACCCCAGAAGAACTGCCCTATCGCCAGCCCAACAAAGCACGGGATCAGTTGCCGGTACAGCCGCGCCCCTCCCAGCCGCAGCACAAGCGTCTTGACTACCCAGGTCAGCAGGATATCGCCCCAGATTGGACACTCGTTCCAGTACGCAGTAGATACCAGATACCCCACTGGATGCAAAGGAAAACGCAGGAAGAAGAACCGCAACGAAGCCAGGGCCAGGGTAACCACTCCGCCTGCCACAGCAAAGAGCGCTCTCGTCGTGTCCGGCCGTCCCATGGTCGTGATAAGCCGGTCCATGTCGTCATAGGTCTGCATCGCCACCTTCGCACGGTGGTCACCCAGACCCGTCCCGCCATCCACGATGTTCTGGCCATACTGGTAGTAGGCCGTCAGATGCGCCCACGCCGCCCCTGCGAACCCGATGATCATGGCTCCCAGCAGGGCCGTTGCCATCTCCCGCCGCCGCATGTCCGCCTCGTCGGCGAGACGCAGGCCGTCGATCTGGTACGCTGCCATGAAGTGCGAGTAGTAGTGGTAGGACAGCCAGCCCAGGCTGCTGAGGAGCACCAGGTTCCGCTCCTTGCCAAAAGCCAACAGGCCCCGAGCGCCCAGGAATATCTGCAAGTTCTTGATTGGGTAATCAGTCGGGTAGATCTGGCAGTACGGGATCCCCGCCTCGGCCCGAATCCTCGCATAGACCAGCGAGTAGGCGAGTATGGTCGCAAAGAAGATTGCCGCGAGCAACCCGTTCATCCCCGACACGACACACCAGCAGACCAGGAAGCCGAACCCGCCGAAGAAGGCCAGGGCGGCACCCCAGTCCGGCAGGATCTCGTTGCGCTCCGCCTTCTCCGAGTTCGGTGCCAGGGCCCGGCGCAGGATCCCGAGGATCTCCTTCCGCGCCATGAACACCAGCACCAGGGCCATCACCGGGTAGCCACCCGAGCACTGTTCGAACATATAGGGCATGTTGCTGTTGTCGTACCCGAACACTCGCGCACCGACCGCCAGCCCCTTGTTCGCCAGGAAGAAGAACCAGACCGAGAACAGTACCTCCAGGTTCACCAGGTAGCCCAGCCCCACGACCTGCGGGAAGTGATGCCAGCGGAAGGGCCGCAGAGCCGTCCAGGGCGCCTCGGTGAACAGGTCACCAAGGTCCGTCACCGTTCCCAGCCCGGGGAAGCCGGGGTTCATCGCCTGCAGCACGTTCGTGAGGTTGAACAGGAACGCCCCGCCGAATCCTATGTAGAATATGGGGTTGCGGAACAGGTTGATGGCCTCGCCGGGCTTGGGCAGTATCTGCGTCGGCAGATACAGGATCGGGAACTGCAGCCGGTCGCCCTCAACCCAGCGGCGTCGAAAGAACGTCAGCATCCCCGTGATGCATACGAACACCGCGATGAACAGCAGCGACCATCGCCCCAGCACCGGCAGCCACGCACCCCAGGGCACACCCTCGTTCTGCGCTCCCTCATAGCACTGGCGAATCAGCTCGTCATCCCGCACAACCTGCCAGTCTGGGAGCTGGCTCCACATCTCCGCGTAGCGGTTGGTCGGTTGCGCGAAGTAACTCAGGACTGTGAGGTGTGGCAGGAACGCCCTCATGATCCCGTAGCTCGCCATCGGCACCGCCAGCGCCATGCACGCGTAGATGGTGAACAGCTCCGCTCGGGTCAGTCCCAGCCGCTTCCATACCCGCTGACCAAGAGCGCTGGTCCCCGCCAAGAACAGGAGCCAGCCAACTGCGATCGCAGGCGGCGTCCCACCGGTTGCGTAGCTGCCGGTGAGCAGTTCGGTCCGCAGCACCCACACCATCGTAAGGGTGATCGCCGCGAGGAACACAATCGTCGAGCGAAGGGTCAGGCCTCGCTGGAAGGTCTCGTTACCCATAGCTTCTCAGTCTCATCGTTCTGCGGGTCCCCGGTCGCCAATCCCCAGGTCCCAGTCAGCCGTCAAGCAGTCGCACTCCCCGCTCCTGCAAGCCGGCCCGAACCCGCGTGCCTTCAAGCTCGTGAGGGAGCAGGCCCTCACTGGCAGCCAGTGCAGCAGCGAGTCCTGCTGCCTGTCCGGTCGCCATGCAGGTGCCGGTGACACGGTACGAAGCATGGGCCTCGTGGGTCCCTGACAGGCAGCGTCCGGCCACCAGCAGGCCGGTCAGCTCTTGCGGCAGCAGGCATCGGTACGGAATCTCGTAAGGCTGCATCCGCGCTCCGTGTCCCGAGGGCACGCCTGAGCCCGGTGCGGGCTCATGGATGTCCACGCCGAAGCCGCAGGCCGCGATGGCGTCCTTGAACCGCCGACCGGCGACCAGATCTTCAAGGGTGAGCGTGTACTCCCCGCAGATCCGCCGACTCTCCCGAATCCCAATCTGCCCCGCCGTCTGGGCCAGTCGCGCACCTTCCAGGCCTGGCACATGCTTCAGGACCTCTGCAGCCGCCAGGGCCTGCCGCCGACCGTCGATGATCCCGCGCGTCAAGTCAACCGGACACAGCGGATTCAGCCGGTAGACATGGGTAAGCTGCACCGCCGCGCGTCGGGGATCGGGCAGCGTGATCACCCAGGGGGCATAGCCGACACGCCCGACAGGCAGCTCATAGCCAAGCCCGGCTTCCTCCGTCGCCCGCACCATGGCGTCATACAGGTCAGTCGCCCGCTCCAGCACGAAGTCCGGGCTCAGGCCCTCCAGCTCGAACATGAGGGTCATCGGCTGGACCAGCCCGTCAGAGGGCCGTCCGAGCTCGAAGGGTGCTCCCGCTCGGGCAGCGATATCGCCGTCACCCGTGCAGTCGATGGTGACCCGGGCCAGACAGGCCTCTCGCCCGGCCTTGCTCTCGACCACTGCTCCGAGCACTTGCCCTTCCTGGACGATCGCATCGACGCCGAGCACACCGTACAGGACCTCGACGCCCGCCTCGAGCATCATGCTCTCGAGTTCGACCTTCATCCGCTCGGGGTCGAAGGTGTACGCGAAGAGCCAGCGTGTCCAGGCCCCGGCTTCCTTCAGCCGACCAATCAACTCGGCGATCAGCCACCCATTTCGGTCTGCCTCGAAGAACGGGTTCACCAGTCCCGCCGTCCACATTCCGCCCAGGAGGTTGTACCGTTCAAGCAGCAGGACCTTCGCACCACTCCGAGCAGCCGCCAGGGCCGCACCGACACCGGCCGGTCCGCCACCGATCACCAGCACCTCAGTGTCCGCTCGCACCGGCACACGTC harbors:
- a CDS encoding MoxR family ATPase, with translation MQDPGPVTATGETLDDVAAAQLLARGREAVESEVGRVIVGQHEVIEQLLIALFSDGHCLFVGVPGLGKTLLVRTVARCLHLHFSRIQFTPDLMPADITGTDIIQADPGTGERNYRFVSGPVFGNVVLADEINRTPPKTQSALLQAMQERQVTVGGQTYPLPLPFFVLATQNPIEQEGTYPLPEAQLDRFMLSVHLDYPSADEERQIAATTTSGHDPQLQKVMTGQEVLRMQQVVRAVPVSEDAVAYAVRLARATRPEADEAPAFVKELITWGAGPRASQAMILGAKARALLHGRYAVSRDDIAYLALPVLRHRIIPSFAAEADGIDTAQIVLRLLQSLPRE
- a CDS encoding zinc metalloprotease HtpX codes for the protein MTMAMDDMSPQRKSAYFKWRQATQEMQKGHVEKAIDLARTATEEDPTFVDVRLWLARHYASAGDTHRATHELEEVLALDHDHQDAWTMLRQISPAAADRLTRVRSIAPDPFVSQRKGPLSDDLGDDGDLVGAGDEEGAAAAGDRSVGPDPFITRALTDDIASDEAEEEQGGAEPATPAPAANPAPQNNPAPPNNHGGQPWEYEQDRLFLTKWQAEPVVAMMTQRIQSLWADRDVWLTVLELCAHADRNLHPLIYKVTEHTAAMLSVEAPDLQIFPERCLHPVIIKNQEPLLAVPTGVLRALSEEQMMFQIGREIGHLNTGYLAQMQAVKIITKRRSALAGDLASALNEFLEAHLKYWDEKVSSEDLLRLKRLGHAWQQRCELSADRAGLICCRDLDIACDTLAKTTVRSHDQAALMNSERLLREFEGKDVGSLAAIPVEESPSRNPQYVAYRIHMLRWWAKTPQGKAMVGG
- a CDS encoding DUF6785 family protein yields the protein MGNETFQRGLTLRSTIVFLAAITLTMVWVLRTELLTGSYATGGTPPAIAVGWLLFLAGTSALGQRVWKRLGLTRAELFTIYACMALAVPMASYGIMRAFLPHLTVLSYFAQPTNRYAEMWSQLPDWQVVRDDELIRQCYEGAQNEGVPWGAWLPVLGRWSLLFIAVFVCITGMLTFFRRRWVEGDRLQFPILYLPTQILPKPGEAINLFRNPIFYIGFGGAFLFNLTNVLQAMNPGFPGLGTVTDLGDLFTEAPWTALRPFRWHHFPQVVGLGYLVNLEVLFSVWFFFLANKGLAVGARVFGYDNSNMPYMFEQCSGGYPVMALVLVFMARKEILGILRRALAPNSEKAERNEILPDWGAALAFFGGFGFLVCWCVVSGMNGLLAAIFFATILAYSLVYARIRAEAGIPYCQIYPTDYPIKNLQIFLGARGLLAFGKERNLVLLSSLGWLSYHYYSHFMAAYQIDGLRLADEADMRRREMATALLGAMIIGFAGAAWAHLTAYYQYGQNIVDGGTGLGDHRAKVAMQTYDDMDRLITTMGRPDTTRALFAVAGGVVTLALASLRFFFLRFPLHPVGYLVSTAYWNECPIWGDILLTWVVKTLVLRLGGARLYRQLIPCFVGLAIGQFFWGGLVWGNITPFIAPEIAKRYWLPRV
- a CDS encoding FAD-dependent oxidoreductase, with the translated sequence MHRYEPHPMKLEETRREVTEAPRRVPVRADTEVLVIGGGPAGVGAALAAARSGAKVLLLERYNLLGGMWTAGLVNPFFEADRNGWLIAELIGRLKEAGAWTRWLFAYTFDPERMKVELESMMLEAGVEVLYGVLGVDAIVQEGQVLGAVVESKAGREACLARVTIDCTGDGDIAARAGAPFELGRPSDGLVQPMTLMFELEGLSPDFVLERATDLYDAMVRATEEAGLGYELPVGRVGYAPWVITLPDPRRAAVQLTHVYRLNPLCPVDLTRGIIDGRRQALAAAEVLKHVPGLEGARLAQTAGQIGIRESRRICGEYTLTLEDLVAGRRFKDAIAACGFGVDIHEPAPGSGVPSGHGARMQPYEIPYRCLLPQELTGLLVAGRCLSGTHEAHASYRVTGTCMATGQAAGLAAALAASEGLLPHELEGTRVRAGLQERGVRLLDG